In Nitrospirota bacterium, the DNA window GTCTTAAGGAGGGCCTGCTGTCGTTTGTCCAGAGCTCGGGAAGCAGGCTGAACCTCTCGGACAGGATAGCCACAGTAAAACCAATTCCCGGCAGTGTTGAAGGCGTAAGCGTGCTTTATCAGGGGTTGAACCTTACGGAGATAGTAGCGGTGCTTAAGGTTGCCGGTGAATTCTCGAACATACAGGTCAGGGCCTTCTCAATATCAAAGAGGTTCGACGACCCGGGATATGCTGACCTGAACATGCAGATAGAGAAGATAAAATGAAGAAGGTCCTGCTCTTTTTATCCTCCTTTCTGATAGGAATATATCTCTTCCTGCCCTATAATGTCCTGTACTCAAGGGCCCTTGAAACCCTTACAGCAGGAAGCAGGATACCCCTGGAGTACGAGATGTCGGATGCATCCGCACTGAAGGTAGTCTTTTCAGACGTATCGATAGGGAGCGGCAAAGAGACGCTTACACTTGATAACGTCATCTTGCGGGTTACACCTCTGGGATACATTTTTAAGGGCGCCATCGGGTACATTACAACCCCTGGGGCTCGTATTCAGGTCCTGAAGAAGAACGGACTCCTTGACCTGGTCTTTGATGTAAAAAACTTTCATAATAAAATACTTGGCGATGGCTCTCTTACACTCAAGGGACACCTCCTTGTCGGACAGGACCAGGTAAAGGATGGCAGGATAGAACTGCTCATCAAAGACCTTAAAATTCCTGCCTCAGGAAGCGACATCCTCCTGAAAGAGGTGAGCGGCAGCGGCGATATAGACAACGGAAAGCTGTTAATTAAGGATCTGACTATCAAGGGACCTGTAGACATCTCTGCAACGGGTACTGTGTTGCTCAATTACAGGACTCCCGAGATGTCGATACTGGATATCTCGGTAAAATACAAGATGGGTGCGCTTCAGGGGTCGCAAAAACTGAAGGGCACTGTAAAGAGTGCCCTTGCCTCAATGAATACCCTCAGTGTCCTGCCTCCTGCCCCTTGACCCTTGCCTTCCTCTTTCTCCTGAGCTTCTGTTTCCTTATCTTCTGCCTTGCCTTTTCAGCAGGGCTTTCGGTTCCGAGCAATTTTCGCTCGATCTTTTCCGTCAGATACCTCCTTGCAAGGAAGCGGTTGAGCGGCTGGGAGCGGCTCTCCTGACACTTGACCTCTATGCCTGTAGGAATGTGCTTCAGATATACGCATGTAGAGGTCTTGTTCACCTTCTGTCCGCCATGCCCCCCTGAGCGGACAAACTTTTCAATTATCTCCTCTTCCCGGATACCCAGGGCCGCCATCCTCTCCCTGAGCTCCTTCACCTTCTCCGCTCTAACCCCTTCCATCACTCCTTTAATCCCTTAATCCATCTTTATATCCCCAAAGCCTTTCTCTTCTTAACAATATGGGCCTCAATCCCGTCTGCAATCCCTACCGGGTCGTCACCCACGGCAATCTTTCCACCTGTTATCCCCTCGATATCCTCTGTAAGCAGTTTTACCACGTCCGGCGCACCGGTAACAGGCGGCACAGGGGATACATGGGTGTAGAGGCCAAAGGCCACTGCAAAAATGGCATCAATGGTCGCCTTCTGCTCCATGTATTCAGGCGCTGTAACAGCCACAGGAAGCTGTGAGGGATCAACGCCAAGGGCATCGGCAATAGCGGTCACAAGGACTGCAATCCTGCCCGTATCCGTGCATGTGCCAAAGCTCAACACAGGGGGTATGCCCAGTGTCCTGCATACTGACTTGAGCCCTTCACCGGCAAGCTCCTGAGCCTCAATAGTCTGCAGACCACCAACCTGAAGCGCTGCATTGCCGCAGCCTGCACTCAGCACAAGGATGTCCCTCTTTATCAGCTCCTTTGCCACTGCCACTGTCAATGAGTCCTGGGGTCCGTTTGTCAGGGTCGAGCAGCTCACAAGGGCTGTCACTCCCTTTATGGCACCTTTCTTTATCACATCAAGCAGCGGCTCCAGGGTTCCGCCGAGGGCACCCAGTATCGCCTCTGTTGAAAAGCCGACAATCGCCTTCTGCTTATTCGCAGGAATGAACGTCTCCTTGCCCTTTCTGTTCTTAAAATTCTCTACGGCAACCTTTATGAGGTCCATTGCCAGGCCTTCCACATCTTCGGGCTTGTACTCATAGTTGAGATTGACCCCCGGAATGCGGACGAGTTTTGAAACCGACGCCACAGTGGCATTGTATTTATCCGCAAATATGCCGAGGGTAGGCACAGAACAGTTCATGTCAACTGCAAAGAGATCAACCGCTCCTGTTGCAAGCACATACTCCTGGTTAAGCCAGTTCCCTGTCAGGCCGACAAAAACATCGTCTGTGGGATATCTCTGGATCAGTTCCTGCCCGGTCTCAATAGAGCCCACAACCCTGATCCCCTTTGCACCAGCATCCCTTGCCATCTGCTGCACCTCGGGCCTGTGGGCAAGCTCGATAATTGCAGCTCCCACAAACATCTCGTGACCGTTGGGGAGGATGTTTACATAATCCTTGTCAATAATACCAACGTCCACACTGGTCTCATGCGGAGACGGGGTGCCGAACATGATATCCTGACACACCTCAAGGACAAACTGGGCACAATATGCCATGGATATGCCCATGCGCAGGGCCATCTTTGCAAGTGAGACATAGTCGGAGTCAATGTTGGTCATACACCGCGTCTCTGTATCAAGCACCTCATGAAGCGGCCCGCCCGGGAATATGCCGAGTTCCCTCCAGAGCTTTTTCCTGGATTCAGGCGCAAGGATCTCAACAAGCCTTGATTCCTCTGAAGAGTCCCTGTGAAAGTCCTCAATCAGGAAATCCGAGACCCTGTTGGCAACCTCAGAGAGACTGCCGCCACTGTCAAGACCGAGGGTCCCTGCGAACTCTCTCAGCCTGGGCTCATTCTTTATCTTAAACGGTGTCTTGCCCTCAGCCGCAGCCCTGAGCGTCTTTATGGTCTCCTTGGCGTGATAGGCGTATGCCGCTGTACCAAAGAGGTTCAGGTGCACAAGATTCCTCATGACCATCCCGTTTGCATCAATCCCGCAGACACCCCTGTCGGCAAATTTTGTTATCCTGCACGGCCCGTGTGAGCAGAGCTGACAGCTTATCCCCTTTGTACAGTACGAACACCGTGTCTTTTCCTGTGCATCAAATCTCTCCGCAACACTTGACATCCCATCCTTTTGCACCTTTTCATGAAGACTCTCGATGCTCTCATGCATACTTACCTTTTCCATAAAACACCTCCTTGATTCATCCTGACGGATTAGAAAATCCAACCCCCGTTAATAACCAAACCTCCTGTCCCGCTTGTATCCCTAAAATACATCATATCATGAAAACGAGGGCTTTTGTATAAAAAAATGAATGGATAATTTGTGTAATACTTCTGCTGTTTTTAGACAGGATTAACAGGATAATCAGGATGGTTTAAAAAAATCCGTCTACCATAAATACATGTCAACTAAATATATGTATATATGTCATTGAATCTTACAGAGACAGTGCTGAGGTGTGCTGGGTTATGTCAACTAAATATATGTATATATGTCATCCTGAACTTGATTCAGGATCTCTGATCTCTCAATAGTCACAATCCCCCGCGTCAGGGAGTCCTGTACACAGGGGGGCTCAATACATAGAGGCGCTCCCTTGCAATCCGGCCAAGCCTGGTATCAGGCGCCACCTTCACCTGAAGCCTGTACTCCCTTATTGCAGACCTGATATCACCTGTCTCCTCATAGCAGATACCCAGGAGACCATGTACCTCAGGGTCTTTTGGAGACTGAGAGGCAAAATTCCTGAGATGCGGAATGGCCTCTGCATACCTATTCAGATAAAAATAACTCTTGCCCATGCCAAAATGAGAGCCTGGATGTCCGGGGAAGAGTTTAAGGCTCTTTTTGAACTGCTTGACAGCAGCCCTGTACCTCTTCATCTGCAGATCCGCCATCCCAAGACCGTAAAATGCCGGCTGATATCCCTCATCTCTCAGGAGCGCCTCCTTAAAATATTTTTTGGCCTCGGAATACCGTGTTTCCTTGAGCCGTATCATCCCGTAGAGGTTGTAAAAAGGGGCCTGTTCCGGGTTCATGGAGATGGCTTTTTTGAGCTTTTTTTCCGCCTCCGCAAGCTTATCCTCATTGTAAAGCAGCACAGCCCTGTCATATACAAAATAGATACGGTTTATTTTGCGAAGCCCCCTGATGGCAGCCTGAAACCTCTTCTGATAGCGGCCATCGCCCTTAATGTGATAAGGAGGGAGTTGCCTTATCATCTCAAGCATCTCCTCCTTCCTGACCTCTTCCCTTGGGTGGGTGGACAGGATAGCACTGAGGAAGGTGTCGTCCTGCTGCTTCCTGCCCTGCCTCTTAAGATAATCTTCCACTGCCACCTTCAGCCTGTCATGGGCCTTTATCGCCTCATACGGGTCATATCCAAGGGCAGCCATATATTTTACACCCAGACGATCTGCCTGAAGTTCCTGCTCCCTGTTATACTTAAGCAGCAGGAGGCTGCTTCCGACCACACCAAGTCCGAGCAGCAGGTCAGAGCCCTCTTTTCCAGCCAGGGCCACACTTCCCGCAACGAGCCCCAGTTGCTGCAGGGTGCCAAGGGTAATCCTCTTTGCAGTATGCCTTGCCATCACATGCCCCACCTCATGCCCCATTACAGCCGCAAACTGCGCCTCGTTATCAAGAGCTGCAAGCAATCCCCTTGTAATCGCCACATAACCGGGAAGGGCAAAAGCATTCGGGACAGAGGTGTTCTGGACAACAAACCTGAACGGAAGACCCGGCCTCTCGGAGACCTGCCATATCCGCCTCACAATCCCTCCAAGATACCGGTTAAGCGCCTTATCGTGAAACTCGCCCCCGTACGCCCAGTTCAGCGACGGCGCAGCCTCACGCCCTATCTTCACCTCCTGGGACTCGGACACAAACATCAACTCCCGCCTGCCGGTAACCGGATTCACTGAACAGGATACAAAAAGTGAGAGGACAAGGATAAGGACCGTGATTCTACTGACCACATGAGACATTTCCGCTATACCCCTCCCTGATTTTCAAGCAATATAACAACGATACAGCCATTTTTTTAGACAGGATTAATAGGATAATCAGGATATTTTTAAATCCCGTCTATCGAATAGGCATCGTGAAGCTTAAAAACTTCTTTTTAGCCTCTCGATTACCTCAAGATTTCTCTCGATTTTTAAAACCAGGAATCATTCTCTCTGTTTCTTATCTTGTGGTTATCTCGAGGGCATCGTGAAGCTTAAAAACTTCTTTCAGCCTCTCGATTACTTCAAGATTTCTCTCGATTAGCGCATGGCGCAAAGCGTTAAAGACAAAGCTAAGGAATCCTGTATCCTACACGCTATGCGTCCTATCTTTGAACGCTATGCCCTATGCGTCTTGTCTTCTAACGCTATGCTCTTTGCGTCCTCAACTCCCGAACCCCTGAACCCCTGAACTTTCTTATCCTGTTTTTATGATACAATATGCTATGAAAAAAGTTGTTCTTATATCAACCGTCCTGTTGCTGCTCCCTTTACTGACAGCCTGCAAGGACAAACCGCGCAATCCCGTCAAGGAATACGGCAACGCACTCATAAATTCATATGAAAAGGCCCAGGATGCGGCTGATACGGCTAACTTTGAGCTTATCAAGCGGGCCATTCAGCAATTTCACGCTGCAAACGGAGAGTATCCGGCAAGCCTTCAGGACCTGCAGAAATTCATCGGTATAGATATTAATGCAGACATGTACGAATACGACCCCCGCACAGGGACAATAACCCTCAAATAGCCCAAAATACCAGATATGTCCAGACTCTCACACATAGACAGCAAAGGCAAGGCCCGGATGGTGGACGTATCTGAAAAGCCGCCCACTGCCCGTGAGGCCGTGGCCTGCGGGGCTGTATCAATGAAGCCCGCAACCCTTTCCATCATTAAAGAAAACAAGGCCGCAAAGGGTGATGTCCTTCAGGTGGCCCGTGTAGCCGGGATAATGGCTGCAAAGAAGACTCCGGATATTATACCCCTCTGCCATCCCCTCAGCATAACGGGTGTCTCTGTAGATTTCACCCTTGATGAGAAGAAGAGCAGGGTGCTGATAGAGTCAAGGGTGAAGACCGTTGGTCAGACAGGGGTTGAGATGGAGGCCCTAACAGCCGTGTCCGCCGCTGCCCTCACTATTTATGATATGTG includes these proteins:
- the moaC gene encoding cyclic pyranopterin monophosphate synthase MoaC; protein product: MSRLSHIDSKGKARMVDVSEKPPTAREAVACGAVSMKPATLSIIKENKAAKGDVLQVARVAGIMAAKKTPDIIPLCHPLSITGVSVDFTLDEKKSRVLIESRVKTVGQTGVEMEALTAVSAAALTIYDMCKAVDREMTISGIMLLEKRGGRSGEFRRKKD
- a CDS encoding peptide chain release factor-like protein; protein product: MEGVRAEKVKELRERMAALGIREEEIIEKFVRSGGHGGQKVNKTSTCVYLKHIPTGIEVKCQESRSQPLNRFLARRYLTEKIERKLLGTESPAEKARQKIRKQKLRRKRKARVKGQEAGH
- the cooS gene encoding anaerobic carbon-monoxide dehydrogenase catalytic subunit, translating into MEKVSMHESIESLHEKVQKDGMSSVAERFDAQEKTRCSYCTKGISCQLCSHGPCRITKFADRGVCGIDANGMVMRNLVHLNLFGTAAYAYHAKETIKTLRAAAEGKTPFKIKNEPRLREFAGTLGLDSGGSLSEVANRVSDFLIEDFHRDSSEESRLVEILAPESRKKLWRELGIFPGGPLHEVLDTETRCMTNIDSDYVSLAKMALRMGISMAYCAQFVLEVCQDIMFGTPSPHETSVDVGIIDKDYVNILPNGHEMFVGAAIIELAHRPEVQQMARDAGAKGIRVVGSIETGQELIQRYPTDDVFVGLTGNWLNQEYVLATGAVDLFAVDMNCSVPTLGIFADKYNATVASVSKLVRIPGVNLNYEYKPEDVEGLAMDLIKVAVENFKNRKGKETFIPANKQKAIVGFSTEAILGALGGTLEPLLDVIKKGAIKGVTALVSCSTLTNGPQDSLTVAVAKELIKRDILVLSAGCGNAALQVGGLQTIEAQELAGEGLKSVCRTLGIPPVLSFGTCTDTGRIAVLVTAIADALGVDPSQLPVAVTAPEYMEQKATIDAIFAVAFGLYTHVSPVPPVTGAPDVVKLLTEDIEGITGGKIAVGDDPVGIADGIEAHIVKKRKALGI
- a CDS encoding M48 family metalloprotease, encoding MSHVVSRITVLILVLSLFVSCSVNPVTGRRELMFVSESQEVKIGREAAPSLNWAYGGEFHDKALNRYLGGIVRRIWQVSERPGLPFRFVVQNTSVPNAFALPGYVAITRGLLAALDNEAQFAAVMGHEVGHVMARHTAKRITLGTLQQLGLVAGSVALAGKEGSDLLLGLGVVGSSLLLLKYNREQELQADRLGVKYMAALGYDPYEAIKAHDRLKVAVEDYLKRQGRKQQDDTFLSAILSTHPREEVRKEEMLEMIRQLPPYHIKGDGRYQKRFQAAIRGLRKINRIYFVYDRAVLLYNEDKLAEAEKKLKKAISMNPEQAPFYNLYGMIRLKETRYSEAKKYFKEALLRDEGYQPAFYGLGMADLQMKRYRAAVKQFKKSLKLFPGHPGSHFGMGKSYFYLNRYAEAIPHLRNFASQSPKDPEVHGLLGICYEETGDIRSAIREYRLQVKVAPDTRLGRIARERLYVLSPPVYRTP